A region of the Methylobacterium nodulans ORS 2060 genome:
TCCGGTGTCCGAACCGACCGTCCGGACACCGGATCATCCCAACGGCCCCGGCTGCTGCCGCAGCGGGTGCTGACGCGCATGCTCACGCATCGGGCCGTTGACCCATCTCGAATTGCCGATGCCAAGCCAAAAGGCTTGGCGACAATTCGAGAGCGGAACCAACGGTCATTGCCGACCCTGGGGGGATGAAACCGGCTGACCGAGCGCTCCCTCCCGTGGCAGCCAACCCCGGCCCTCATGCTGAGGTGGCCGGCGGAGCCGGCCCTCGAAGCACCCCTGAACGATGGTCCGAGGCTCCGGTGGATGGGATGAGCGGTCAGGCGTGCTTCGAGGCAGCCTGCGCGGTCTTCGATCGCCAGCGCCTCAGCATGGAGGAGCGGGGCGGCTTCCACGCACTCAGGCTCATGTCAGCCCACGCGACGATGTCCGCCTGACGCGTCCGGCGACGATCGAGGATCGGCTCACCCGCTCTCCCTTTCCCGGGCGCATGCAGCGTCAGCGGAATGCGACCCGGGACCCAGCACGAAAAGTCGCGCAGCGACTACTTGTCAGCCACGGTGGAGGAAAACGGAGCCGCTGCGCGGCAACTCACTGTGCTGGGTCCCGGATCTCCGTCCTCTGGCGCTCCAGTCGTCCGGGAAAGAGAGAGCGGGGAAAGGGCGGAGAACCTGTGATCCGGTCTCCGAACCGACCGTCCGGTCAAACGGTGAGCGCCACCAGGCGTGCCGCCGCCGCGAATTCCTCCCAGCGGAGCGCGCGGCGCGCCTCCGCCTCCTCGTCGCGGCCCCAGACGCTCGCCTGGAAGATCTCGTCGACATGCGCCGCCGCCCAGGCCTCCTCGGCCGTGAGGCGCCCGTGCAGCACCGCGAGGGCGAGGAGCACCGAGCCGGTGAGCGTCGTCATGACGTGGAGGCCCGTGAGCGCGAGCGGGCTCTCCACCGCCTCGACCGCCCGGCGCACCGCCTGAAGCGACTCCTCCGGCTGCGGGACGTGCATCACCCCCTCGGCCAGCATGAAGCGGGCGCCGAGTTCGCTGCGCGCCCAGTCCAGCACCGGGTCCCAGGCCGCCGACTGGCTCGCCACCAGCCGGGCCGGGTCGCCCGCCCGGTAGGCCAGGAGGTCGGAGCCCGCGTAAGCCGCGATGTCCTCGGCCACCGCCGCGCGTCGGTCCGCCACCCCGTCGAGGGCGGTGTTGACGAGGCGCGTCAGCGGCATGCGGGCGGGATCGATCTCCTCGCCTTGCGCCCCCCACTCCTCCGCGAGCGCCTGCGCCACGGCGGCCTGTGGCACCGCGAGCATCCGGCGGCCGGGGGTGCGGGCCGGGCGCCCGTCGAGAACGAGCCGGTGCCCGTCCTCCGCCGCCGCAACGCCGGCCTCGGCGTAGAACCGCTTGGGCAGGGCGGGCCGGCTCGCCTGCCGGGCGGCGCGGAGGGGATCGGGGTTCTGCTCGGTCTGGCCCAGCCAGTCGCGGAGGGGGTCGTCGCTCATGGATGCCAGATAGGGTGTCGCGGGACGCGATGCGAGGCGTGCGACCGCATCACGTCCTCAGCCGCTCCTCCAGCACGGCGCCGAGTTCCGCATAGGTGTCGACGACCTGCTGGGCGCCGGCCGCGGTGAGCGCCTCGGCGGTGTGGTAGCCCCAGGCGACGCCGATCGGCAGCACCTGTGCGCCGCGGGCCATCACCATGTCGTAGGTGGTGTCGCCGATCATCAGCGTGTCGGCGGGTCCGAGGCCGACCTCGTCCATTGCCTGATGCAGCATCGCCGGATGCGGTTTCGAGGGCGCGTCGTCGGCGGTCTGGACCGTGGAGAACCAGCCCTCCCAGCCATAGGCCTGCACGAGGTGCTCGACGCCGCGGCGCGATTTGCCGGTGGCGATGCCGAGCAGCACCTCCGGCGACCGGTGCAGCCGCGCGATGAGGTCGGCGGCGCCCGGGAACAGCGGCTCGCGCAGGGCCGCCTCGGCGCGCAGGCGGCCGAAGGCCTCCTTGTAATGGGCCGCGAGCGCCGTCACCGGGCCGTCCGAGCCGACGAGCGCCGTGAAGGCCTGGGGCAGCGACAGGCCCACCACCGAGAGCGACCGCTCGCGGCTCGGCGCAGGCAGGCCGACGGCCGCGAAGGCCGCGCGCTGCGCGGCGACGATCAGGTGCTGGCTGTCGACGAGGGTGCCGTCGACATCGAAGACGATGAGGATCACGCGCGCCGGTCCGTTCGGCCGGGCCTCCCCGTTCAGGGCCGCGTGCGGGCGGGGCTCCCCGGCTGGTGGATCCGCTCATAGCCCAGGCGGCAGCGGATCAGGAAGCGGCGCCGTGCCCCACCCTTCAGATTGCGCCGCAGGGCGGCACGGTTGCAGGCGGCGTAGGTGATGCGGCGC
Encoded here:
- a CDS encoding HAD-IA family hydrolase, with translation MILIVFDVDGTLVDSQHLIVAAQRAAFAAVGLPAPSRERSLSVVGLSLPQAFTALVGSDGPVTALAAHYKEAFGRLRAEAALREPLFPGAADLIARLHRSPEVLLGIATGKSRRGVEHLVQAYGWEGWFSTVQTADDAPSKPHPAMLHQAMDEVGLGPADTLMIGDTTYDMVMARGAQVLPIGVAWGYHTAEALTAAGAQQVVDTYAELGAVLEERLRT
- a CDS encoding ATP12 family chaperone protein, which codes for MSDDPLRDWLGQTEQNPDPLRAARQASRPALPKRFYAEAGVAAAEDGHRLVLDGRPARTPGRRMLAVPQAAVAQALAEEWGAQGEEIDPARMPLTRLVNTALDGVADRRAAVAEDIAAYAGSDLLAYRAGDPARLVASQSAAWDPVLDWARSELGARFMLAEGVMHVPQPEESLQAVRRAVEAVESPLALTGLHVMTTLTGSVLLALAVLHGRLTAEEAWAAAHVDEIFQASVWGRDEEAEARRALRWEEFAAAARLVALTV